The Cloeon dipterum chromosome 3, ieCloDipt1.1, whole genome shotgun sequence genome includes a region encoding these proteins:
- the LOC135938643 gene encoding prenylcysteine oxidase 1-like, whose translation MFSRSFLCAAVLSSTAFLQSLSFARGYKIAVIGGGIGGTGTAYFLRNTLDPQPQVDVFEEDEVGGRLDLATISGFQYELGGSVIHPRNKHVVELVNHLGLEHRPDPPYSKTSFFDGKEIVFEDSSWTVVDLAKMAWRYGPMTLYKANKQLQDMLGHFDRIYDIQESGGCFTNLSELLSVMSPTFPAMTQASADTIEDLSTEFMREIVGAALRCDYGQYSANATKFVTFVSLAGSEGGLWAIDGGNKRLPYALLAAADAFLIPHKVRKIERSQDERYLLHWEQVSDTYDAVVVAAPFDGTLELPSNMQASVRPMEGIWVTLIEASAVNSSYFGRPVSDVIAVGPAWFNSISRVWPVDGRTPDKPVYKVFSAEKPSRELLESVLVDVGQVEQHHWLAYPHYDWSKNADASFQLGPGLWYNNAIEWAASAMEMSLLGAKNAANCAAKHFGLALKQPIDKDEL comes from the exons ATGTTTTCTCGTTCCTTCCTATGCGCAGCAGTGCTCTCCTCGACAGCGTTTTTGCAATCTCTCAGTTTTGCCAGAGGATATAAAATTG CTGTGATTGGAGGCGGCATCGGTGGAACAGGAACTGCATACTTCCTACGCAATACTTTGGACCCACAGCCGCAGGTGGATGTCTTCGAAGAGGATGAA gttGGAGGCCGCCTGGACTTGGCCACAATAAGCGGTTTTCAGTACGAGCTTGGCGGAAGCGTCATTCACCCTCGCAATAAGCATGTAGTTGAGCTTGTTAACCATTTag GACTGGAACATAGACCTGACCCACCATATTCCAAAACGAGTTTCTTCGATGGCAAGGAGATCGTTTTCGAGGACAGCAGCTGGACAGTTGTAGATCTGGCCAAAATGGCCTGGCGGTACGGACCGATGACTCTGTACAAGGCAAACAAGCAATTGCAGGACATGCTGGGACACTTTGACAG GATCTACGACATTCAGGAAAGCGGCGGTTGCTTCACCAATTTGTCCGAGCTTCTGTCCGTCATGTCCCCGACCTTTCCGGCGATGACGCAGGCCTCTGCAGACACCATCGAGGACCTCTCCACCGAGTTCATGCGCGAAATAGTTGGCGCAGCGCTCAGGTGCGATTACGGACAGTACTCTGCAAATGCAACCAAATTCGTGACTTTCGTCTCGCTGGCCGGCTCTGAGGGCGGCCTCTGGGCCATCGATGGAGGCAACAAGCGCCTGCCGTACGCCTTGCTTGCCGCTGCCGATGCTTTTCTCATTCCGCATAAGGTCAGGAAGATTGAGAGGAGCCAGGATGAACGCTATTTGCTTCACTGGGAACAAG tttcGGACACATACGATGCTGTGGTGGTGGCAGCACCTTTTGACGGGACTCTTGAGCTGCCGTCAAACATGCAAGCCAGCGTACGACCCATGGAGGGCATCTGGGTGACCCTGATCGAGGCCTCGGCGGTCAACTCAAGCTACTTTGGCCGTCCAGTGTCCGACGTGATTGCTGTCGGTCCTGCCTGGTTCAATTCGATCAGCAGGGTCTGGCCTGTGGACGGCCGCACACCTGACAAACCTGTCTACAAG GTTTTCTCCGCTGAAAAACCTAGTCGTGAGCTGCTGGAAAGCGTCTTAGTGGACGTGGGACAGGTGGAACAGCACCACTGGCTGGCGTACCCGCACTATGATTGGTCTAAAAATGCGGATGCCTCGTTCCAGCTGGGTCCCGGCCTGTGGTACAACAA